One window of the Anopheles cruzii chromosome 2, idAnoCruzAS_RS32_06, whole genome shotgun sequence genome contains the following:
- the LOC128277673 gene encoding histone H1B-like produces the protein MADTVATEAPAAASAASPAVVAKSPKKPKAAAGPKKPKQPAAHPPVNDMIFAAIKALNERNGSSVQAIKKYVAANYKADVTKLATFMKKALKSGVTSGKLVQTKGTGASGSFKLSASAKKPPVEKKKKVEAPKKSVSAADKKKKTVAKKAAGDKKPKKVVKKAEAGATKKPKAAAVATKKPKAAAAKKPKAAAEGAKKAAKKPATPKQKATKPSKAAAAKPKTPKPKKAAAPAKKPAAKKAAPAKK, from the coding sequence ATGGCAGATACCGTAGCAACTGAAGCACCAGCCGCAGCCTCCGCTGCCTcgccagcggtggtggccaaatcTCCGAAAAAGCCGAAGGCCGCCGCAGGACCCAAGAAGCCGAAACAGCCAGCGGCCCATCCGCCGGTGAACGACATGATCTTTGCCGCGATTAAGGCTCTGAACGAGCGCAACGGATCTTCGGTGCAGGCGATCAAGAAGTACGTAGCAGCCAACTACAAGGCCGACGTGACAAAGCTGGCCACCTTCATGAAGAAGGCCCTGAAGAGCGGAGTGACCAGCGGCAAGCTTGTGCAAACCAAGGGAACCGGAGCGTCGGGCTCGTTCAAACTGTCAGCGTCCGCCAAGAAGCCCCCGgtagagaagaaaaagaaggttGAGGCCCCGAAGAAGTCTGTCTCTGCTGccgacaagaagaagaaaacggtggccaagaaGGCAGCCGGAGATAAGAAGCCAAAGAAGGTGGTGAAGAAGGCAGAGGCTGGCGCAACCAAGAAGCCAAAGGCTGCCGCAGTAGCCACGAAGAAACCAAAggcagccgccgccaagaAACCGAAAGCGGCGGCCGAAGGAGCCAAGAAAGCCGCCAAAAAACCAGCAACTCCCAAGCAGAAGGCTACCAAGCCATCGAAGGCAGCTGCAGCGAAGCCAAAGACGCCCAAGCCGAAGAAGGCCGCTGCTCCCGCCAAGAAACCAGCTGCCAAGAAGGCCGCCCCAGCCAAGAAGTAA